AAAGAGACGCAATGGAAGAACGGCATGATTACACAGGGCATGCCGGGACACACGAAGGAGGCATCTTCGTTCCCGGAGGTGCACGCAGGAAGGGAGACGGCCGCGTATTATGCGGCCGGCATCATGTCCGGGAGGCTCGGAGCAGAGGAGGGCGCGCTAATGCTGGAGCAGCTTGGCCGGCTTCAGGAAACGAATCCGGATTCTCCGGAGTACGGAGGCTTCCGCTGGTACCGCGAGGAGACGGCGATCCACGATACGAATGCTGCTTTCTTCATTATGAGCCCTCTTGCGATTGTCGCTCTGCTGTTCCCGGAGCAGGTGCCGAACGCCCATCGCCTTGCTCTGCTCGGGATGATGGAAGGGGCCCGCGATTGGTTCGCACGGGAATGCCGAGATCCGATTCTGTATTACCCGAATAAGATCATCAGCGACGGCGCTTTGCTGCTTGCGCTCGCGAAGCTGACGGAGCATGAGGGTCGGTTTGAGGAAGGAGAGGCTTTCTTCGACCAATGGCTCGAGTACACGCATAGGCGCGGATGGGGCTGGGGCGAGAACATGAGCCTCGTGTATCTGGTAATTATCGTAAACTCTCTGCAGCTCGCCGCCTACTGCCTGAAAGAGCGGCGTCCTGCGTTGGCGCGCGAGCTTTGCAGCGAGATTCGCAAGCTGCTCGAGCTAGTCCGCTTCCATGAAGGCGAAGAATTCGTGCCGGCGATCCGAAGCTACAATTTCCTTGGAGAAGTAGTTAGTTCGAGCGTGATTTGGAAGTTGGCCGGCTATGAGACCGACGACAAGCTGATGACGGGGTTGTCCGATCTTTGGATGCTCCCGGGGGTAGCGCTGTATCGGGGCTATACCGACGCGGCACTTGGCATGCCTGCGCCCGAGCGTCAGCCGGTTCCGAGAGTTCGCCGCGAACGGGTGATGGATGACGCGCATGCGTACACCTGGGTCGGTGCGCGTTCGCGGCTCGGCAGCCTGACACGCTTCCCGGTGCTGGCAGGCTGCTATCAATGGCCAACTTGGGGGCTCGGCTGGCAGTCGTTCCCGGTCAGCTTCAGCGTTGCCGGCGAGCAGGTCGGCTACCTGAGATGGTCGGTAACGGAGAACGGCGCGGTCCGAACCCATCCCGCGGAATCGCAGCCGAAGGCGTACCTTAGTCCCGCGCTGTTCGGCGAAGCTCATTACCCTGACGTCGAAACGCGCTGTGCTCAAGCGGAAAATGCTCTGCTCGCGGTCCGTAGTATGACCGGCTTAAACAATCGCGTACAGGAGATCGCCGACGAGTGGATCGTACAGCGATTCCGCTACAAAGCGGAGTGGATCGAGGCGCGGGGCCTCGACGGCGTGTCGCGCCGCTGGGCGGCAATGCTCTATCCGGGCGTAACGGTCGCGCTGGCCGCGCTGCAAGGCATCGCGTTCGGCGGGACGGATCCGGCCCTGGCGGCGGGCGAGCTTGAGATGGTACGCGACGATGGTGATACGATTCGTATTCGACGATTGTTGTATCGCGGCGAGGATCATACAGTCGTTCACCCCCGACTCGAAAGCGCATGGGCCGTCGTCATTCGTGAGCATGCGCCGTCCGAGCCGCTTGACCGTGGCGAGTTAGTGGCATGGCTGGAGCGGATCGACGTCCGCGATGATGCGAAGGCGGACGGGGAGACGCCGCGTGCGCCGCACCAGCTTATCCGCCGGATCTCCTTGGGAGGGGACGGGATTCCGCCCGTCAGGCTGGAGCTGGATCCGTATATTTCTTGAAGGAGATGAATGTGACGTGAACGCCATCCAGCATAACCGGGAGAAGCTCCTCCAGCTGATCGACCGGGTAATCGAGAAGATGAAACTCATGACGAACGAAGACATGGAGGAGACGTGTCCGATCGGCATCATTTCGATGGAGAACTGGGAATGGCCGCAGGGAGTGGGCCTATTCTCTCTATATTTGTACTATCAGGAGACGGGGAGAGAAGACATCCTCGATTACCTGGAGCAGTGGTTCGACAACCAGCTGCGGAAGGGGGTTCCTCCCCTTAACGTCAACACGATTTGTCCATTGTTGACGTTAACTTACCTCCATGAGCTGCGGCCGAAGGGTCGGTACCTGGAGCAGTTGCACCAGGGGGCGCATTATGTGATGCGCGAGATGCCGCGGACGGAGGAAGGCGGCCTTCAACATGTCGTGTCCGGCGTACTGAACGAGGGGCAGCTATGGGACGACACCTTGTACATGACCGTACTGTTCTTGACCCGTTACGGCACGCTTACAGGCGATCCGGCATATACGGACGAGAGCGTCCGGCAATTTTTGGTTCATCTGAAATATTTGACGGACCCGGAGACGGGACTGTTTTTCCACGGCTGGACGTTTCACGGCCATCATCATTTTGC
This is a stretch of genomic DNA from Paenibacillus sp. sptzw28. It encodes these proteins:
- a CDS encoding glycoside hydrolase family 105 protein, which produces MNAIQHNREKLLQLIDRVIEKMKLMTNEDMEETCPIGIISMENWEWPQGVGLFSLYLYYQETGREDILDYLEQWFDNQLRKGVPPLNVNTICPLLTLTYLHELRPKGRYLEQLHQGAHYVMREMPRTEEGGLQHVVSGVLNEGQLWDDTLYMTVLFLTRYGTLTGDPAYTDESVRQFLVHLKYLTDPETGLFFHGWTFHGHHHFARALWGRGNAWYTAGLVDYLDMTDPPAGVKLFLSGSLERQAKALERLQASSGRWHTLLTDTSSYEETSATAAFAYGLLKAIRCGYLSGDYKSMALRAFEGVVDQIDGDGIVRGVSYGTGMGRTLQEYKDIPLCPMPYGQSMALLMLVEGLKQDFLSP